A single region of the Pararhodospirillum photometricum DSM 122 genome encodes:
- the rpsF gene encoding 30S ribosomal protein S6 — protein sequence MAFYECVLIARQDIATTQVDTLGDDLTTIVTEGGGSVLKREYWGLRALNFRIKKNRKGHYAFFNIDAPAPAVHELERRLRLNEDVIRHMVVRVEALEEAPSAMMQKNDRPERPGRRGERFGDRPERGERGDRGDRFPRGDRPERSERRPQREGAE from the coding sequence ATGGCCTTTTATGAATGCGTACTCATCGCGCGCCAGGACATCGCCACCACGCAGGTGGATACCCTGGGCGATGATCTGACGACCATCGTCACCGAAGGGGGCGGGTCGGTGCTGAAGCGGGAATACTGGGGTCTGCGCGCCCTGAATTTCCGCATCAAGAAGAACCGCAAGGGGCATTACGCCTTCTTCAACATCGATGCCCCGGCCCCGGCCGTGCACGAGTTGGAGCGCCGCCTGCGCCTCAATGAAGACGTGATCCGCCACATGGTGGTCCGCGTCGAGGCCCTGGAGGAAGCCCCCTCGGCCATGATGCAGAAGAATGACCGTCCGGAGCGTCCGGGCCGTCGCGGCGAGCGCTTTGGCGATCGGCCGGAGCGTGGCGAGCGCGGGGATCGCGGCGATCGCTTCCCCCGTGGGGACCGCCCCGAGCGGTCCGAGCGTCGCCCCCAGCGTGAAGGAGCCGAATGA
- the rpsR gene encoding 30S ribosomal protein S18, translating to MMAAPRRPFFRRRKTCPFSGASAPKIDYKDIKLLSRFVSERGKIVPSRITAVSAKKQRELARAIKRARFLSLLPYVLK from the coding sequence ATGATGGCCGCGCCCCGTCGTCCGTTTTTCCGTCGGCGTAAGACCTGCCCGTTCTCCGGCGCCAGCGCTCCGAAGATCGACTACAAGGACATCAAGCTGCTGAGCCGCTTCGTCTCCGAGCGCGGCAAGATCGTGCCCAGCCGCATCACCGCCGTGTCCGCGAAGAAGCAGCGGGAGTTGGCCCGGGCGATCAAGCGCGCCCGCTTCCTCTCCCTGCTGCCCTACGTGCTGAAGTAA
- the rplI gene encoding 50S ribosomal protein L9 codes for MEVILLERIEKLGFMGDTVKVKDGYARNFLLPQKKALRKNKENLAVFEARRAELEAINLKRRSEAEQVATRMDNLTLVMVRQAGEGGQLYGSVSARDITDALKAEGYVISRQQVLLNQPIKDLGRYETRLSLHPEVVVTLTLVVARTEDEARALSAPEVVEEEEEVLEADQHDEDADEAFDDEYDA; via the coding sequence ATGGAAGTGATCCTGCTGGAGCGGATCGAAAAGCTTGGCTTCATGGGCGATACCGTGAAGGTCAAGGATGGGTATGCGCGCAACTTCCTGTTGCCGCAGAAGAAGGCCCTGCGCAAGAACAAAGAGAACCTGGCGGTTTTTGAAGCGCGCCGGGCCGAGCTGGAAGCCATCAACCTGAAGCGGCGCTCCGAAGCCGAGCAGGTGGCGACCCGCATGGACAACCTGACCCTCGTCATGGTGCGTCAGGCCGGTGAAGGTGGGCAGCTCTACGGCTCCGTGTCCGCCCGCGACATCACCGACGCCCTCAAGGCCGAGGGCTACGTGATCAGCCGGCAGCAGGTTCTGCTCAACCAGCCGATCAAGGACCTGGGCCGCTACGAGACCCGCCTGTCCTTGCATCCCGAAGTGGTCGTGACCCTGACCCTGGTCGTCGCCCGCACCGAGGATGAGGCCCGCGCCCTCTCCGCCCCCGAGGTGGTCGAGGAAGAGGAAGAGGTCCTCGAGGCCGATCAGCACGACGAGGACGCCGACGAGGCGTTCGACGACGAATACGACGCCTGA
- a CDS encoding DUF3861 domain-containing protein yields the protein MMPSYSIIVTPHTPDQVPFRFEVRTHDDLKEIIGKVSAKGWFDEEETKAFCVGLKLFSGVMLKHRQHSLFAEFLAPFGAFMKTLKTWS from the coding sequence ATGATGCCGAGTTATTCAATTATTGTGACGCCTCATACGCCGGATCAGGTTCCGTTTCGTTTTGAGGTCAGGACACATGATGATCTTAAAGAGATCATTGGCAAGGTGTCGGCGAAGGGCTGGTTCGACGAGGAGGAGACCAAGGCGTTTTGCGTCGGGCTCAAGCTGTTTTCGGGGGTGATGCTCAAGCATCGCCAGCACTCGCTGTTCGCCGAGTTTCTGGCTCCGTTCGGGGCGTTCATGAAGACGCTCAAGACCTGGTCCTGA
- a CDS encoding PadR family transcriptional regulator yields MSFFTWPQRCLTRRHARGLFGLGGGLGPGGGHGRGRGGRLGRLFAHGDLHLVILSLIAEKPRHGYEIIKAIEERVAGAYSPSPGTVYPALTLLEDQGYVAQEPAPGSKKLYAITAEGHAYLAQNQDALVVLLSRMDQAQREHQHAISPQILRAMESLKMALRFKGEQAPLSDAELARIVEALDEATRKIEQG; encoded by the coding sequence ATGTCCTTCTTCACTTGGCCCCAACGCTGCCTCACCCGCCGCCACGCACGCGGCCTCTTCGGCCTCGGCGGGGGGCTCGGCCCCGGCGGGGGTCACGGCCGCGGCCGGGGTGGCCGCCTGGGCCGCCTGTTCGCCCACGGCGATCTCCACTTGGTGATTTTGTCCCTGATCGCCGAAAAGCCCCGGCACGGCTACGAGATCATCAAGGCCATCGAGGAGCGGGTGGCCGGCGCCTACAGCCCGAGCCCCGGAACGGTCTACCCCGCCCTCACCTTGTTGGAAGACCAGGGCTATGTCGCCCAGGAGCCTGCGCCCGGTAGCAAGAAGCTCTATGCCATCACCGCCGAGGGCCACGCCTACTTGGCGCAGAACCAAGACGCCCTCGTCGTTCTGTTAAGCCGGATGGATCAGGCCCAGCGCGAGCACCAGCATGCGATTTCGCCGCAAATCCTGCGGGCGATGGAGAGTTTGAAGATGGCCTTGCGGTTCAAGGGCGAGCAGGCGCCGTTGAGTGACGCCGAGTTAGCGCGGATCGTTGAGGCGCTGGATGAGGCGACGCGCAAGATTGAGCAGGGGTGA
- the thiC gene encoding phosphomethylpyrimidine synthase ThiC has translation MTAYPSFCVTTGPLPASRKVFLDVPGRPEMRVAAREIVLSPASGEAPLRVYDTSGPYTDPAATVDIRQGLPALRAPWRAERDDSEPVATPVLAAALAEGGAVPAFARLERPVYRARGGRVVTQLAYARAGIITPEMEYVAVRESQGRTAGRPVDDRGQPGPYPLPDVVSPEFVRAEIAAGRAVLPANINHPEAEPMIIGRNFRVKINANLGTSALGSSVAAEVDKMVWATRWGADTVMDLSTGADIARLREWIVRNCPVPLGTVPLYQAVSAVGGVIEDLSWPLYRDILIAQCEQGVDYFTIHAGVRADHLPLVERRLMGIVSRGGAIMARWCRAHGTENFLYTHFEEICAILRAYDATVSLGDGLRPGCLADANDAAQFAELETLGALARLAGTHDVQVLIEGPGHVPLHKIQENMVRQEQACGQAPFYTLGPLVTDAAPGYDHLTSAMGAALIGWQGTAMLCVVTPKEHLGLPNRDDVKTGVIAYKIAAHAADLAKGHPEARLRDDALSRARVGFRWCDQFALAFDPETAERLHAESLPPGRTASDHCSMCGPAFCSMRVSR, from the coding sequence ATGACAGCCTATCCTTCCTTTTGCGTGACAACGGGACCCTTGCCGGCGAGCCGCAAGGTGTTTTTGGACGTGCCGGGGCGGCCCGAGATGCGGGTGGCGGCGCGAGAGATTGTGTTGAGCCCGGCATCGGGCGAAGCGCCGCTGCGGGTGTATGATACCTCGGGACCGTATACCGACCCGGCGGCGACGGTGGACATCCGCCAGGGCTTGCCGGCCCTGCGCGCGCCGTGGCGTGCGGAGCGCGACGATAGCGAGCCCGTGGCGACGCCGGTGCTGGCGGCGGCGCTGGCCGAGGGCGGCGCGGTGCCGGCGTTTGCGCGCTTGGAGCGGCCGGTCTACCGGGCCCGGGGCGGGCGGGTGGTGACGCAGTTGGCCTATGCCCGGGCTGGGATTATTACGCCGGAAATGGAATACGTGGCGGTGCGCGAGTCGCAGGGGCGCACGGCGGGGCGGCCGGTGGACGACCGGGGCCAGCCGGGACCCTATCCCCTGCCCGATGTGGTGTCGCCGGAGTTTGTGCGGGCCGAGATCGCGGCGGGGCGGGCGGTGTTGCCGGCCAACATCAATCACCCCGAGGCCGAGCCGATGATCATTGGCCGGAACTTCCGGGTGAAGATCAACGCCAACCTGGGAACCTCGGCGCTGGGCTCCTCGGTGGCGGCCGAAGTGGACAAGATGGTGTGGGCGACGCGCTGGGGCGCCGACACGGTGATGGATCTTTCGACCGGGGCCGACATTGCGCGGCTGCGCGAGTGGATTGTGCGCAACTGCCCGGTGCCGCTGGGCACGGTGCCCTTGTATCAGGCGGTGAGCGCGGTGGGCGGGGTGATTGAGGACCTGAGCTGGCCGCTTTACCGCGACATCCTCATCGCCCAGTGCGAGCAGGGCGTGGACTACTTCACCATCCATGCCGGGGTGCGGGCCGACCACTTGCCCTTGGTCGAGCGGCGCTTGATGGGCATTGTCTCGCGCGGCGGGGCGATTATGGCGCGCTGGTGCCGGGCCCATGGCACCGAGAACTTCCTGTACACCCACTTCGAAGAGATCTGCGCGATCTTGCGGGCCTACGACGCGACGGTGTCGCTGGGCGACGGGCTGCGGCCCGGCTGCTTGGCCGATGCCAACGACGCGGCGCAGTTCGCCGAACTGGAAACCCTGGGCGCCTTGGCGCGGCTGGCCGGGACGCACGATGTCCAGGTGCTGATCGAGGGACCTGGGCATGTACCGCTGCACAAGATCCAGGAAAACATGGTGCGCCAGGAACAAGCCTGCGGCCAAGCCCCGTTCTACACCCTGGGTCCTTTGGTGACCGACGCGGCGCCCGGCTACGACCACCTGACCAGCGCGATGGGGGCGGCGCTGATTGGCTGGCAGGGCACGGCCATGCTGTGCGTGGTGACGCCCAAGGAGCACCTGGGCCTGCCCAACCGCGACGACGTGAAGACGGGGGTGATTGCCTACAAGATCGCCGCCCACGCCGCTGATTTGGCCAAGGGCCACCCGGAGGCCCGGCTGCGCGACGATGCCCTGTCGCGGGCCCGGGTGGGGTTCCGCTGGTGCGACCAGTTCGCCCTGGCCTTCGACCCTGAAACGGCGGAACGCCTGCACGCCGAAAGCCTGCCCCCCGGCCGCACCGCCTCTGACCACTGCTCGATGTGCGGCCCAGCCTTCTGCTCCATGCGCGTGAGCCGCTAA
- a CDS encoding addiction module antidote protein has protein sequence MTEKFSRYDTADYLKTEEDIALYLDACLEEDPGDGSLIRTALGSIARAKGMSQLARDTGISREGLYRALSAEGNPEFSTVMKVIRALGVKLHADIAHAS, from the coding sequence ATGACTGAGAAATTTTCGCGTTACGACACGGCCGATTACCTCAAGACCGAGGAGGACATAGCGCTTTATCTCGATGCCTGTCTCGAGGAAGACCCCGGCGATGGCAGCCTGATCCGTACCGCGCTTGGCAGCATCGCCCGTGCCAAGGGGATGAGCCAGCTTGCCCGCGATACGGGCATTTCCCGTGAGGGGCTTTATCGTGCGCTGTCCGCCGAGGGTAATCCAGAGTTCAGCACCGTGATGAAGGTGATCCGCGCCCTGGGAGTAAAACTCCACGCGGATATCGCGCACGCTTCCTGA
- a CDS encoding type II toxin-antitoxin system RelE/ParE family toxin has product MFQIIQSETFQGWLTGLKDRQAVARIHARLDRAAGGNLGDVKPVRDGVAEMRIDHGPGYRLYFIRRGRLVIVLLAGGDKSTQDADIDRAIKIAQDWRD; this is encoded by the coding sequence ATGTTTCAAATCATTCAGAGCGAAACCTTTCAAGGCTGGCTGACTGGCCTGAAAGACCGGCAGGCAGTGGCCCGGATTCATGCCCGGCTTGATCGGGCTGCGGGTGGCAATCTTGGCGATGTGAAGCCTGTGCGTGATGGTGTTGCTGAGATGCGTATTGATCATGGGCCGGGCTACCGCTTGTATTTCATCCGTCGCGGACGATTGGTGATCGTTCTGCTGGCAGGTGGCGACAAGAGCACCCAGGATGCGGATATCGACCGTGCAATTAAAATTGCGCAGGACTGGAGGGATTGA
- a CDS encoding MAE_28990/MAE_18760 family HEPN-like nuclease: MLDYMTSDLDWREAELGSLKILLARQDLTDQQKAVLLRASWALLYAHYEGFTKTAFTVFYEKVTERTQNCRSLPRATKVFALDKMLREIKKLDLPDFLDKIENFFPSEKPAFPEVDTKSNLWPNILEQLLYEADVKLQTIDQHRVTIKSLVARRNNIAHGKQEIITELSLYRSHELAVYEVMYDLAFSLDERIKRPPYSIDPWDHCHDPIDMI; this comes from the coding sequence ATGCTTGATTATATGACTTCCGATCTTGATTGGCGGGAAGCAGAGCTGGGTTCTCTCAAGATTTTATTGGCGCGACAAGATCTGACGGACCAACAAAAAGCCGTTCTGCTCCGCGCTTCCTGGGCTTTGCTTTATGCTCATTATGAAGGATTTACGAAAACAGCTTTTACAGTATTTTACGAAAAAGTAACAGAGCGCACTCAGAATTGCAGATCGCTGCCACGAGCAACTAAAGTATTTGCCTTAGACAAGATGCTCAGGGAAATAAAAAAACTAGATCTGCCCGATTTTTTAGATAAAATAGAAAATTTTTTCCCTTCAGAAAAGCCCGCATTTCCCGAAGTTGATACCAAATCAAACCTCTGGCCAAACATTCTCGAGCAACTTCTATATGAGGCCGACGTCAAATTGCAAACTATAGATCAACACCGCGTCACCATCAAATCTTTGGTTGCACGGAGAAATAACATCGCTCATGGCAAGCAAGAAATTATAACCGAATTGTCATTGTATCGATCCCATGAGTTAGCCGTATATGAGGTTATGTATGACCTAGCATTCTCTCTGGATGAAAGAATAAAGCGCCCCCCTTATAGTATAGACCCATGGGACCATTGCCACGATCCGATTGACATGATATAA
- a CDS encoding DUF262 domain-containing protein — MNERIEKNYEREIRTTAVDFSFGELLNLHKEKEIVIRPEYQRLFRWSTEQRSRLIESILMGLPIPPIFLIENDGGVLELIDGLQRTSSVLQFLDNEAIEQPELTLNGCDFLTTLNGKTFRTIDVASRLKIKRSPIRATIINKSGDAFVKYELFKRLNTGGSLLSAQEIRNCSSRMIDGGTEFYELIQRLSKDRNFSESTSRLPDTSIEQRANEELVLRFFALINSRDTFKGNIEEWLDGYMESILFKKVKFDHNEMEKLFTKTFYLINNKLKDQAFTRFNSHGEATGRLAPAYFEAVCASFVSDYSIISNIKPCTLLSRLKNAFESENFKNATGPGANTIAKLHKRIDVVRRHLRGESDA; from the coding sequence ATGAATGAAAGAATAGAAAAAAATTACGAGCGAGAGATCAGAACAACCGCTGTCGATTTTTCTTTTGGGGAACTTCTTAATCTCCACAAGGAAAAAGAAATTGTAATTCGACCAGAATACCAGAGGCTATTTCGTTGGTCAACAGAACAAAGATCAAGGCTTATCGAATCAATATTGATGGGACTTCCAATTCCTCCTATTTTTTTAATTGAGAATGACGGCGGCGTCTTAGAGCTTATTGACGGCCTTCAACGGACTAGCTCAGTCTTACAATTTTTAGACAACGAAGCCATAGAACAGCCAGAGCTTACACTTAATGGGTGCGACTTTCTTACAACATTAAACGGAAAGACATTCAGAACGATCGACGTTGCGTCACGACTAAAAATAAAGAGATCCCCTATCCGCGCAACAATAATAAATAAATCTGGAGATGCATTCGTTAAGTATGAGCTGTTTAAGCGATTAAATACAGGCGGATCACTTCTCTCAGCCCAAGAGATTAGAAACTGCTCTTCCCGTATGATTGATGGGGGGACAGAATTTTACGAGCTTATTCAAAGACTATCTAAGGATAGGAATTTTTCTGAATCAACATCTCGATTGCCGGATACATCAATTGAGCAGCGCGCCAATGAGGAGCTTGTCCTTAGATTTTTTGCGCTCATAAACTCAAGAGATACTTTTAAAGGAAATATTGAAGAATGGCTAGATGGATATATGGAGTCTATTCTTTTTAAAAAGGTCAAATTTGATCACAATGAGATGGAAAAGCTATTTACCAAGACATTCTATCTGATAAACAACAAACTTAAAGATCAAGCCTTTACTCGATTCAATTCGCACGGAGAAGCCACTGGCAGACTCGCCCCCGCCTATTTTGAAGCCGTTTGCGCATCTTTTGTTTCTGACTACTCAATCATATCTAATATCAAACCTTGTACCCTCCTGTCTCGTCTGAAGAACGCCTTTGAGAGCGAAAATTTCAAAAATGCAACTGGGCCTGGGGCAAATACCATTGCAAAACTCCACAAAAGAATTGATGTGGTAAGGCGGCATCTTCGAGGTGAGAGTGATGCTTGA
- a CDS encoding type II toxin-antitoxin system VapC family toxin: MSYLLDTNVVSEWVNPRPDPGVVRWLAEIDEDRVFLSVITLAELRHGLDRMPEGARRHRLDGWLTTDLPLRFEGRLLPIDGAVADTWGKIMARAQAGGRPMGPMDAFVAATAEIHHLTLVTRNASDFIVLGQTIVNPWSQA, translated from the coding sequence GTGAGCTACTTGCTCGATACCAACGTCGTCTCGGAATGGGTCAACCCCCGCCCCGACCCCGGGGTGGTGCGATGGCTGGCCGAGATCGACGAGGACCGGGTGTTCCTCAGCGTCATCACCCTGGCCGAACTGCGCCACGGACTCGACCGGATGCCGGAGGGAGCGCGGCGCCACCGCCTCGACGGCTGGCTGACCACCGACCTTCCCCTTCGTTTCGAAGGAAGGCTGCTGCCGATCGACGGCGCGGTGGCTGATACCTGGGGAAAAATCATGGCCCGCGCCCAGGCCGGGGGCCGGCCGATGGGGCCGATGGACGCGTTCGTCGCGGCGACCGCCGAGATTCACCACCTCACCCTGGTCACCCGCAACGCGTCAGACTTCATCGTCCTGGGACAGACGATCGTCAATCCTTGGAGCCAAGCCTGA
- a CDS encoding type II toxin-antitoxin system Phd/YefM family antitoxin, translating into MSLPRETAPMGTWTVAEAKAKFSEVIEQARQGTPQTITRNGRSAAVVVSVEEWDRKTRRSGTLAEFFAESPLHGSELTVERRQDGPREIDL; encoded by the coding sequence ATGTCTTTGCCTCGGGAGACCGCGCCGATGGGAACCTGGACCGTCGCCGAAGCGAAAGCCAAATTCAGCGAAGTGATTGAGCAGGCCCGGCAGGGTACACCGCAGACCATCACCCGCAACGGGCGCAGCGCCGCCGTGGTGGTGTCGGTCGAGGAGTGGGACCGCAAGACCCGGCGCTCCGGCACTCTGGCCGAATTCTTCGCCGAATCCCCACTGCACGGGTCGGAACTGACCGTGGAACGCCGCCAGGACGGCCCACGCGAAATCGACCTGTGA
- a CDS encoding leucine-rich repeat domain-containing protein yields MTGTDEGRMRAEDAFREAEERIAAWTPGRPLDLAIEGLERIPDSIGGLSKLTDLWFTGWDETRRITVGGRGVSDLGPLAGLTALQSLDCSWTLVSDLGPLAGLTALQSLDCGWTLVSDLGPLAGLTALQRLDCDRTLVSDLGPLADLTALQRLDCNLDFGVRPWSARWAHRSPEPQLRRDFGVRPWSARWAHRSPEPQLRRDFGV; encoded by the coding sequence ATGACCGGCACGGATGAGGGCAGAATGCGGGCGGAAGACGCCTTCCGCGAGGCGGAGGAGCGAATCGCGGCCTGGACCCCCGGTCGCCCCCTCGACTTGGCGATTGAGGGACTGGAGCGGATTCCCGACAGCATCGGAGGTCTGTCCAAGCTGACAGACCTTTGGTTTACGGGATGGGATGAGACGAGAAGAATTACCGTGGGGGGGCGCGGGGTGTCCGACCTTGGTCCGCTGGCCGGTCTCACCGCTCTCCAGAGCCTCGACTGCAGCTGGACTTTGGTGTCCGACCTTGGTCCGCTCGCCGGTCTCACTGCTCTCCAGAGCCTCGACTGCGGCTGGACTTTGGTGTCCGACCTTGGTCCGCTCGCTGGGCTCACCGCTCTCCAGCGCCTCGACTGCGACCGGACTTTGGTGTCCGACCTTGGTCCGCTCGCCGATCTCACCGCTCTCCAGCGCCTCGACTGCAACCTGGATTTTGGTGTCCGACCTTGGTCCGCTCGCTGGGCTCACCGCTCTCCAGAGCCTCAGCTGCGGCGGGACTTCGGTGTCCGACCTTGGTCCGCTCGCTGGGCTCACCGCTCTCCAGAGCCTCAGCTGCGGCGGGACTTCGGTGTCTGA
- the mtnA gene encoding S-methyl-5-thioribose-1-phosphate isomerase: protein MRVNGTAWRTIWPEDDGRAVGIIDQTRLPHAFETLRLTSMEAAAHAISAMLVRGAPLIGATAAWGVALAMAEDASDTGLERAYAVLVATRPTAINLRWALDTMKARLAPLSPAERPAAARAHAAAICDEDVALNEAIGSNGLEVIRSLYATKGGTGTFNILTHCNAGWLATVDWGTALAPIYKAHDAGLPIHVWVDETRPRNQGASLTAWELNSHGVPHTVIVDNAGGHYMQHGQVDMVIVGTDRTTAQGDVCNKIGTYLKALAAHDNNVPFYVALPGPTIDWTVNDGVKEIPIEERSQAEVTRLWGRTEDGALTWVTVTPKGSPAANPAFDVTPARLITGLITERGVCPASAEGLRGLYA from the coding sequence ATGCGGGTTAACGGAACCGCTTGGCGCACCATTTGGCCCGAGGACGACGGTCGGGCGGTGGGCATTATTGACCAGACGCGCCTGCCCCATGCTTTTGAAACCCTGCGCCTGACCTCAATGGAGGCGGCAGCCCATGCCATCTCGGCCATGCTGGTGCGCGGCGCTCCCCTGATTGGGGCCACGGCGGCTTGGGGCGTCGCCCTGGCCATGGCCGAGGACGCCAGCGATACCGGCCTGGAGCGGGCCTATGCCGTGCTGGTGGCGACCCGCCCCACGGCGATCAACCTGCGCTGGGCGCTGGACACCATGAAGGCGCGTCTGGCTCCCCTGAGCCCGGCCGAGCGTCCGGCGGCGGCGCGGGCCCACGCGGCCGCGATTTGTGACGAGGACGTGGCTCTCAACGAGGCGATTGGCTCCAACGGCCTGGAGGTCATCCGCAGCCTGTATGCCACCAAGGGGGGCACGGGGACCTTCAACATCCTGACCCATTGCAATGCCGGGTGGTTGGCCACCGTGGACTGGGGCACGGCCCTTGCCCCGATCTACAAGGCGCACGACGCCGGGCTGCCGATCCATGTGTGGGTGGACGAGACGCGGCCGCGCAACCAGGGCGCCAGCCTCACCGCCTGGGAACTCAACAGCCATGGCGTGCCGCATACCGTGATCGTCGATAATGCCGGCGGTCATTACATGCAGCACGGTCAGGTCGATATGGTGATCGTCGGCACCGACCGCACCACGGCCCAGGGCGACGTCTGCAACAAGATCGGCACCTACCTGAAGGCCCTGGCCGCCCACGACAACAACGTGCCGTTCTATGTGGCCCTGCCCGGGCCGACCATTGACTGGACGGTCAACGACGGCGTGAAGGAGATTCCCATTGAGGAACGCTCCCAAGCCGAGGTGACGCGCTTGTGGGGCCGAACCGAGGACGGCGCCTTGACGTGGGTTACGGTGACGCCCAAGGGCTCGCCGGCCGCCAATCCGGCTTTTGACGTGACCCCGGCCCGCCTGATTACCGGCCTGATTACCGAGCGCGGCGTCTGTCCCGCCAGTGCCGAGGGCCTGCGCGGCCTGTACGCCTGA
- a CDS encoding S-methyl-5'-thioadenosine phosphorylase — translation MADDYVKPVLGVIGGSGVYDIDGLENARWETVESSFGAPSDQLLCGTLDGLDMVFLPRHGRGHPLPPSGINYRANIDALKRKGVTEILSVSAVGSLHESLPPGTFVIVDQFIDRTFDREKSFFTKGLVAHVGMAHPVSAWLGDRVENALAELDIPFKRGGTYLAMEGPQFSTLAESNLYRQWGCHVIGMTNMPEAKLAREAEIAYCTVAMVTDFDCWHPDHDHVTVDAIVKVLLDNADKARALVKAMPDRLKDRPYPLPDGSHRSLDNALITHPSQRDPALVKALSAVAGRVLGA, via the coding sequence ATGGCCGACGACTATGTGAAGCCGGTGCTGGGCGTGATCGGGGGCTCCGGGGTTTACGACATCGACGGGTTGGAAAACGCCCGTTGGGAGACCGTGGAGAGCTCCTTTGGGGCGCCCTCCGACCAGCTTCTGTGCGGGACCCTCGATGGGCTCGACATGGTGTTCCTGCCGCGCCACGGTCGGGGGCATCCCTTGCCGCCGTCGGGCATCAACTACCGCGCCAACATCGACGCCCTGAAGCGCAAAGGCGTGACCGAGATCTTGTCGGTTTCGGCCGTGGGCTCCTTGCACGAGAGCCTGCCGCCCGGCACCTTTGTGATCGTCGATCAGTTTATCGACCGCACCTTTGATCGCGAGAAGAGCTTCTTTACCAAGGGGTTGGTGGCCCACGTTGGCATGGCCCATCCGGTCAGCGCCTGGCTGGGCGATCGGGTTGAGAACGCCCTGGCCGAGTTGGACATTCCCTTCAAGCGCGGTGGGACCTACCTCGCCATGGAAGGCCCGCAGTTCTCGACCCTGGCTGAGTCCAACCTGTATCGTCAGTGGGGCTGCCACGTCATCGGCATGACCAACATGCCCGAGGCCAAGCTGGCGCGCGAGGCCGAGATCGCCTACTGCACCGTGGCGATGGTCACTGACTTCGATTGCTGGCACCCCGACCACGACCACGTGACCGTGGACGCCATCGTCAAGGTGCTGCTCGACAATGCCGACAAGGCGCGGGCCCTGGTCAAGGCTATGCCGGATCGCCTCAAGGATCGTCCCTACCCGCTGCCCGATGGCAGCCACCGGTCACTGGACAACGCCCTCATCACTCATCCGAGCCAGCGCGACCCGGCGTTGGTCAAGGCGCTTTCGGCGGTGGCCGGGCGCGTGCTTGGGGCCTGA
- a CDS encoding ArsR/SmtB family transcription factor — MNAQDQEFSLDIEHFRSNARRGSALLKAMCNEHRLLILCQLLRGEMSVGKLEGIIGLSQSALSQHLARLRRDELVQTRREAQTIYYSLRGPEARAVLQALHDLYCGDGTRAALIDSKTGRETEVAHPSFGA, encoded by the coding sequence ATGAACGCGCAGGATCAAGAGTTTTCGCTGGATATCGAGCACTTTCGCAGCAATGCCCGTCGGGGCAGCGCGTTACTGAAGGCGATGTGCAACGAGCATCGGCTCCTGATTCTCTGTCAACTTCTGCGCGGCGAGATGAGTGTTGGCAAGCTGGAGGGGATCATTGGCCTCTCCCAATCGGCTTTGTCGCAGCATTTGGCGCGCCTGAGACGCGACGAGTTGGTCCAGACCCGGCGTGAAGCCCAGACCATTTATTACTCTTTGCGCGGTCCCGAGGCCCGAGCCGTTTTGCAGGCCCTGCACGACCTTTATTGCGGCGACGGCACCCGCGCCGCCCTCATCGACAGCAAGACCGGTCGCGAGACCGAGGTGGCCCACCCCTCTTTCGGCGCCTAG